CTGCCCGACGACCATATCCAGGACCGGGACTACGCCGCCGCGGCCGCCGTCCTGACCGCCGAACAACTGTCGGCCGTCGGCTGGGTGGTGGTCGCGATGAACGCGTTCAACCGGATCTCGATCGTGAGCCGCCATCCGGTCCGGCCCCGCCCGGTCACCCCCACGACGTGAAGGAGCATCCCGTGAGCACCGACATCCGCGACAACCCCACCGCGCACCGTTACGAGATATCCGCGGACGGCACCCTCGCCGGTTTCGCCGAGTACGAATTGTCCGGCGGCACCATCGATTTCACGCATACCGAGATCGACTCCGCCTTCGGCGGCCGCGGCCTCGCGAAACAGCTCGTCGCCGAAGCCCTGGCCGACGCCCGCCGCCGCGACCTCGCCGTCCTCCCGCACTGCACCTACGTCCGCAAGGTGATCGCCGAACATCCGGACGACTACCTGGACCTGGTCCCGGCCGCCACCCGCGCCGAATTCGGGCTGCCCGCCGAATGATCGGGCGGCGCCGCAGGGACCACCCCCGGTCCCGAGCCGGCGGAAGTTCCTGAGTTCCCGGTCCCCCTGGCGCACAGCAGATTCCGATCAGCGGCCCCGGGGGCTGGGGTACGCTCGCCTGCGAACCATCCGGTTCGTCGGGTTGCGCACCGAGGGCGAGGAGTAGATATGCCCGGCAAGACCATTCTGATCACCGGTTCCACCGACGGGCTGGGGCAGCACCTGGCGGTGCGGCTGGGCCGGGCGGGCGAGCGCGTGTTCGTGCACGGACGCGACCGGGAGCGCGGTGAGCGGGTGCGGGCGGAGATCGTGGCCGCCGGGGGGCCGGAGCCGGAGGTGTTCATCGCCGATCTGGGGTCGCTGCAGGAGGTGGATCGGCTCGCCGCCGAGGTCGGTGCGTGTACCGATCGGCTCGATGTGCTGGTCAACAATGCCGGGGTCGGCTTCGGGGCGCCGGACTCGGCGCGCGAGTTCGGGGCCGACGGGTACGAATTGCGTTTGGCCGTCAACTATCTCGCGGGGGCGCGGCTCACCCGGCAGCTGGTTCCGCTGCTGACCGCCGCGGCGCCCGCGCGGGTGGTCAATGTCGCCTCGATCGGCCAGCAGGCGCTGGACTTCGACGATCTGAACTTCGAGCACGGCTACAGCGGGGGCGCCGCGTACATGCGCAGCAAGCTCGCGCTGATCATGCTGACCTTCGATCTCGCCGAGGAGCTCGGACCGTCCGGGGTCACGGTGACCGCGCTGCATCCGGCCACCTACATGGACACCACGATGGTGCGCGAATTCGGCGGTTCGCCGCTGAGCACCGTCGACGAGGGCGGCGACGCCGTTCTCCGGCTGATCAGCGAGGATGTGCCGAACGGCGCGTACTTCAACGGGCGGAAACAGGCCCGCGCCGACGCGCAGGCCTACGATTCCGCCGCTCGCGCCGAGCTTCGCCGGCGCACGGCGGACCTGATCGCGGCGGCCGTCGGCTGAGCCGTACCGCGTGCCGGAACGCTTTCCGGCAGTCGATGACAAAAAAGTTTCGCTGAGACCCTTGTCACAGTCGGCAAACATCTGGTTGTCTCATGGCCGACGGTTCACCCACCGCAACGGCACCACTGCGCGGCGGTCACCGCTGCCCGACCAGAAGGAAGTCAGATGTCCCGAGCTGCCGAATCCGGCCCTCGCACCCGTTCCCATCCCCGAGCCCGCGCGGTCGCCGTGGCCCGTGAGCACCGGCGCCGGTACCACCTGGTCGCGCTGGCGCCCACGGTGGCGGCCGTGGCCCGGTACGCCGGGGGCTGGCTGTTCGACCGGGTCTCGTCCGGCTGGGAGGTGACGGCGATCGTGGCCGATCACGCCGACACCCGGCCGCTGGACATCCTGGGCGTGCGGGTCGTCGACCTGGAGTCGGCGTTCGCGGCGCGGGTGCGCAGCCCGATGCCGAACGCGCTCGCCATCGACACCGAGCTGTTCGCCGCCGACGATCGGGTCCGCGCGGGCCTGCTCGACATCTTCGACCACGAGCTGATCGACCACGTCACCTTCTGGGGCGATCGGCCGCTCGGCGACCTCGGCGCGCGGTTCGACCCGGTGCAGCACCGGGCCAGCCGCGCGGCCCAGGTGTTCAAGGCGCGTGCACTGTCGGTGGCCGGGCACCCGGCGCCCGCGGCCCCGGAACTGTTCCGCTGCCGCGAATTCCAGCCCGGCGCCGCGGGTTTCCGCGACCTGCTGCCGATCGGCGCCTGAATCGGCGCATTCCCGGTGTGCCCGTGGGCATTCCGGCGACTACGAACCCAGCGGCTCGAAGGTGATGTGCAGATCGCGCAGGCCGCGCAGCAGGAAGGTCGGATCGTAGCGATAGCGGCGGTCCGGCCCGGCACCGTGCACCCGGTCGTCGATGGCGATATCGCGGACCCGGTCGAGCAGGCGGTTCAGCGTCACCTGTCCCTCGGCGCGGGCCAGCGGTGCACCCGCGCAGGTGTGGATGCCGCGGCCGAAGGCGATGTGCTCGCGGGAGTTCCGGCGATCCAGCCGGAACTCGTCCGGATTCTCGAACTTCCGGGGGTCGCGGTTGGCCGCGCCGATGCACAGCATCACCACCGTGCCGGCCGGAATATCCACCCCGCCGACCCGGGTGGACCGCTTGGCCAGGCGGAAGTCCACCTTGGTCGGACTCTCGAAACGCAGTGACTCCTCGATGAACTGGTTCACCAGGCTGCGATCCGCGCGCAGCTGCCGCTGATATTCGGGATGTTCGGCCAGCACCTTGACCACCACGCTGAGCAGTTTGGTGACCGTCTCCTGCCCGGCCGCGAACAGGAAGGTGGCCGGCCGGACCAGTTCGGCCACCGTGGGTTTCGTCCCGTCCGGATAGGTCGTGGTGGCGAGCACGCTGAGGATGTCCGCCCGCGGCTGCCGCTGCCGGTCGGTGAGGTACGCGCCGAATCGCTCGTCCAGCCATTGCAGCGGATTCAGGCCCACCGGTTCGTGATCCAGCGCGCCGACCCGGCTGCCCGGCTCGGCATGACCGGACAGCGCGGAGCGGAACTCGTCGCGATCGTCGTCGGGTACGCCGAGCAGATCCGCGATCACCAGCGTCGCATAGGGTTTCGCGTACTCGTCCAGGAATTCGCAGCGACCGGCGGCCAGGAATTCGTCGAGTTGACGATCGGCCTGCCGCCACATGTATTCCTCGTTCTCCTTCAACCGTTTCGGCGTCAGGAGTTTGGCCAGCAGCGCCCGGGTACGGGTGTGATCGGGCGGATCCATCGTCACCATGTGCTCGTTGATCGGGAACAGGTGGCGATGCTCCTCGATCTGCGCGGTGATGTCGTCGCCGGCCGGCCGGAACGGCAGCGGCGGAAAGGGACCGCCGATCGAGATCGCCGAGGAGAAGTGCTCGGCGTCGCGGAAGATCTCGTTCGCCTCCTGATAACCGGTCACCGCCACCACGTCGTGGTGCGGCTCCCGGAACACCGGATGCCGCCCGCGCAGATACGCCAGGTACTCGTACGGATCCTGGGCGACGTCCGGATCGGAGAAATAGTCGACTGATGCCAGATCGGTCATGTGCTAACCAGCCTTTCCCGGCAGGGGAAGACGGGTCTGCGCGCCGGCGCAGACCACTGTTCTCGGAATCCGGGATTCGGATTCGCAGCTTCGGTAATGGAGTTACCGGAGAGCGAGAGTAGCAGCCCAGCGACACCCGGGGAAGGGGTTCGCTGTACGAGTGGACAACGAAAGTTCAGTCGCCGGCGGCGGCCGTCGCCGGCGGCTCCAGGCCGTCCAGGTATCGCTCGATCAGCGCGATGGTCTCGTCGTGGCCTAGGGTGAGGTCGAGATTGGATTCCATGACCAGGATGGTGGTCACCGTCGACAGCAGCAGCGAGACCGCCACCGGCGGGAACTCGTCGGTGTCCACGCCGTACTGCCGCAGGATGAAGGTCAGCGCGGTGAGCTGCACCTCGCGGAAGCGGGTGGCGTAGGCGACCAGTTCCGCGCGAATCGCCTTGCGGTGGTTGGCGAGTGCGAAGAACTCCATCATCAGCGAGTTGCGCTGCGCGTCCTTGGCCAGCTCCCACAGCGCGTGCAGCGGCCGCGGCCCGGCCAGCGCGCGCCGATGGCTGTCGAAATGCCCCTCGGTGCCGTCACGCAGCACCGCGACGAACAGATCGTCCATGGTCGGGAAGTAGTAGTGCACCAGCGCGGGCTTGACCCCCGCCTCGGCCGCGACCCGCCGGGCGCTGGCGGCGGCGTAACCGTCCGCGACCATGATCCGCGCCGTCGCGTCGAGCAGTTCGCGCCGCGTGGCCGTATCGTTCGCGCCTCGTCGCCGGGTGGGCATGCCGTTCAGGCTAACACTGGGCACTCGTACAGCACCCGGGCGGGTTCGGCGGGCCCGCGCGGCGGCCGTTCCCGGCCGGGCCCGCGCGGCGGCCACGACCGCCCCAGGGCGACAGGGCTTTTGGTAGCGCGGTCCGCACCTCTGCCCATAGCCTCACCGAGTGGCAGTACCGGGAAATGCCCGGCGCCGGTTCCGAGATCGCCGGCGGCGCCGGCCGGAACCGCGCTGGATCGCGGGCCTGGGGGTCGGCGTCGCGGTCATCCTGACGCTCACCGCCCTCGCGGCGGGACTGTCGGATTTCTGGCGGAACTACGAACTGAACACCGCCGCCGATCTGATCGGCGCGGTGTTCACCATCTATGTGCTGACGCCGATCATCCAGCGCGCGGGCGAGTCCCGGGTCCGCGAACATCGCGAACTCGATTATCACCGCTTCCTGGACCGCGCCGATCGCAGCACCGATGTGATCCGGATCGTCGACACGTTCTCCAACATGTTGCTCGATCCGTACGCGGAGCGGTTCCAGCAGGTCATCCGGAGTGCGCTGGATCGCGGTGTGTCCGTGCGGATCCTGCTCATCAATCCGACCACCCTGGCCGCGGAACAGCGCGCCCTGGAGCTCGGCACGGCCGAGGATCTGCAACGCCAGCTGACGCTGAATCTGAAGACCCTGCGCGAATTGCGCCAGGAGATAGGCAGATCCGATCCGGCCGACGCGAGTTCCGGTCTGCGCGCCGACTTCCAGGTGCGGCTGTACTCCTCCGGACCGGACGTCACCATGTACCGGGCCGACGACCGCTGCCTGGTGTCGTTCTACACCATCGGCCAATTGTCCGGGGACTCACGGCAACTGGAGGTCTCGGTGCGATCGCCGCTGGGCCGCTTCGTCAACGACCGGTTCCACACCGTGTGGAGCCACTCCGCGCCCTTCGAATCGCTGACCACGATCGTGCTGTACGACGGCCGCATCGAACGGACCTGCATGGTGAAATCCGTTGCCCTGGAACATGTCCGGTACCTGGTGAGCATGCGGGTGGATCATTTCCTGGACCAGGCGGGCCCGCGCCCGGTGACCGCCCGCCTCGGCGACGGCAACGAGCACACCCTGTCCCGGCTGACCGACGACGGTTCGGGTCTGCTCGATCGGCTCGCGGCGGAGATGCGCCGGATCTACAACGAGGCGCCGGACGCGGGTTTCGTCCGGATGAACCCTGTCGAGCTGTGAATTAGCTGATTACCGCCCGTCACGATAAGCTCGGACCTCGGTCGCCCGACGTCCGTCGGGCATGTGGCTGGAGGCATCGGATGTCGCTGGGCACCACGGAACACCCGCGCGGATTTCGTGCCCTCGGCACCCGAGCGCTGCCGGGCATCGCCGCCCGGGCCGGACTCGACGACGCCGCCGCACTGGATCTGGCCGCGGTGGCCGAGGTACTGCCGTTCCGGACGAACCGCTACGTCCTGGACGAACTGATCGACTGGTCCCGCGCGCCGGACGATCCGATCTTCCGGCTGACCATGCCGCATCCGGACATGCTGCCGGCCGACGACCGGGCCGAGATCGCGGGACTGCTGGCCGAGGGCGCTCCCGCGATGGAGGTGCGGCACACCGCGGCGCGCGTCCGCAAGACGCTGAATCCGCATCCCGAGGGGCAGCGCACCCTCAACCGGCCCATCGCCGACGGCGAACCGCTCGACGGCCTGCAACACAAGTACCGCGGCACGGTCCTCTACTTCCCGAGCAACGGCCAGACCTGTCATGCCTACTGCGCCTACTGTTTCCGCTGGGCCCAGTTCGTCGGCGATCCGGATCTGCACATGGCCGCCGCCGGGCCGGAGGTGCTGATCCGGTACCTGCGCCGGCACCCCGAGGTCAGCGAAGTACTGGTAACCGGTGGCGATCCGCTGATCATGAGCGCGCCCGTCCTGGCCCGCCATCTGGAGCCGCTGCTGACCCCGGAGCTCGAGCACATCACCTCGATCCGGATCGGGACCAAGGCGCTCGCGTTCTGGCCGTACCGCTTCGTCACCGACCCGGACGCCGACGAACTGCTGACCCTGCTGAGCCGGATCACCGCCTCCGGGCGGCATCTCGCGATCATGGCCCACGTGTCGCACGCCCGGGAACTGGAGACCGACATCGTCCGCACCGCGATCGAGCGGTTGCAACGCACCGGCGCCACGATCCGCTGCCAGTCACCGGTGGTCCGCACCGTCAACGACAGCGCTCGCGACTGGATCGACCTGTGGGCGAACGAGGTTCGGCTCGGCATGATCCCGTACTACATGTTCGTGGAGCGCGACACCGGTCCCCGGGACCACTTCGCGGTCCCGCTGGCCGCCTCCGCCGCGCTGTTCACCGAGGCCTACCGCGCGGTACCCGGCCTGGCCCGCACGGTCCGCGGCCCGGTCATGTCGGCGACCCCCGGCAAGGTCGTCGTCGACGGCGTCACCACCGTCGCGGACCACCGCGTATTCGTGCTGCGCTTCCTCCAGGCCCGCGACGAAAACCTCGTCGGCACACCGTTCTTCGCCGAGTACAGCACCACCGCGCGCTGGCTCGACGACCTCGAACCCGCCTTCGCCGACCGGTTCCCCCACGAGACCTCGTAAACCGTTCCCGCCCTGCGGCACAGGGATGCCCGCGCGAGACCCGCGGGTTCACACCTGTGCCACAGTGGCGCGGGAGGCAGCCACGGCGAGTGCGCCGAGGACGGCAGCCGCGGCGACGACGGCGCCGAAAATGGTTGTGGCGGTGGCTAGTCCGGTGGCGTCGCCCAGGTATCCGGCGATCACGGGGAGGAGGCCGGCGGGGAGGTAGCCGCCGGTGTTGAGGGCGGCGTTGGCCTCGGCGAGGCGGTCGACCGGGACGGTGGTGTTGAGCAGCGACAGTCCGCCCAGCTGACCCAGGCCCTGACCGGCGCCGGCCAGCAGCGCGGCGGCGACCAGCCAGGCGACGGTCTCGGTGCGGACCGCCGCGATCAGCGTCGCCGTGCTCGCGGTGGTGGCCAGGGTGGACGCGATCATGACGAGCGGGCGGCGCAGGCGGCGGACCGCGAACTGGACCGCCGTGGCGGTCAGGAACATGCCGAATGCCATGGCGCCCGCGGGGATTCGGCTCGTCACGCCGAGCAGCCCGGCCAGCAGGGCGGGCCCGAGCGACAGCACGAACGACGTCGCGGTGATACCCGGAGCGAAGACCGCGATGCCGAGCGCGAGTTCGCGCCCCCGGCCGGCGGGCACCCGCGGAACCCGCACCCACGCACCGGTGGCGGCAGGCACCGGACGGTCCAGGGGAAGCCGGAGGACGGCCACCGCCGCGGTCACCAGCAGCACCGCCTCCACCACGAACACCGTCACCGTGGGGGCGGGCAGGGTCTCGGACACGATGCCGGACAGCAGCGGTCCCGCCCCGGCCCCGAACACCATGGCGCACGAGGCGAGCAGGGCGGCCTGCGATTTCCGTTGCGGCCCCGCGACATCGGTGACGGCGGCCATTCCGGCCGAGACCGCGGCGCCGACCGCGACCCCGGTGCACACCCGCGCGACGAGCAGCGCCACCACGCCGGTGGCGGTCGCGAAGATCAGGCAGGCGAGCAGCGCCAGCCCCAGCGCCGGCAGCAGTACCGACCGGCGGCCCGAGCGATCGGACACCACGCCGCAGACCAGCAGCGAGCCGAGCAGGCCCACGATGTACCCGGCGAAGATCACCGTCAGCATGCCCTTGGAGAAGCCGATCCTGTTCTGCCACAACACATACAGTGGCGTCGCCGTATTCGACAGCACGAAGATCGCCGTCACCGGCCAGGCCGCGAGCCACATCGCGCGCACCGGCGTGCGCCCGGTCCGGGGCGCCGTCGTTCCGGTCGTTGTCACGACCACTCCCTCCATCAGTTCGAACAATCTCGTACTGGTTCGAATGGAGTCGAACTTAACAGTAGTACGATGGAAGTCGTACTTACTGTGATCGGAGGAACACCATGCCGTCGACAGCCGCCCACCGGTTCGCGGCACCCGCGCGACCGGCGGATCTGCCGGAGCCACTACCCGAACCGGCGCCGGAGGACATCCGGCTGGAGACCGCGCTCGGCGCACTCAGCGAACCGCTGCGGCTGTACATCGTGCGCGAATTGCTCTTGCACTCCGAGGAATTCGATCACCCCTGCGGCTGGTTCGGCATCGACCGCCCGAAATCCTCACTCACCCACCACTTCAAGGCGCTGCGCGAGGCCGGCCTGATCCGGCAGCGGCAGTACGGCCTGGAGCGGCGCAGCCACGTCCGCATCGACGATCTCGACACCCGCTTCCCCGGACTGCTCGACCTCGTCGCCGAATGGTCCCCCGCCGACGCCGACTGAGCGGCCCCGCCGCAACACCGTCCGGACCCGATGCGAGCATGGAGGGGTGAGCGCATCGACGGGCGCGGCGCCGACGGAACCCGGCGCGCTGGAGGCCCTGCGCGTCCCGCTGACCGGGTACTGCTACCGCCTGCTCGGTTCGGCCGCCGACGCGGAGGATGCGGTGCAGGAGACCCTGATGCGCGCCTACCTGCGGCTGGACACCTTCGATCCGGCGCGGTCCCGGCTGTCGACCTGGCTGCACGCCATCGCCACGAACATCTGCCTGGACATGCTGCGCGGCCGCACGCGCCGGATGCTGGCCTGGGACGGCCCGTCCGCCGCGGATTTCGATCCCGGCGCGGTACTGCCCGCCGACCGCTGGCTGGAGCCGATGCCCGATGCGGCGCTGATCGCGGCGCGGGATCCGGCCGAGGTGGTGGCCCAGCGCGAATCGGTGCGGCTGGCCTTCGTCGCGGCGCTGCAACATCTGCCGCCACGGCAGCGCGCGGTCCTGGTACTGCGCGAGGTACTCGCGTTCACCGCCGCCGAGACCGCGGACATGCTGGGCGTCAGCGCCACCGCGGTGAACAGTGCCCTGCAACGGGCCCGCGCCACCCTCGCGACCGTCCGGACCGCGCCGGACGAGGCCCTCGATCCGGCCGATCCCGCCGACCGCGACCTGATCCGGCGCTATGTGTCGGCCTTCGAGACCCATGACGTCGCCGGCCTGGCGGCGCTGCTCTGCGCGGACGCCGAATCGGGTATGCCGCCGCTGGCCTGGCGGCTGGCCGGACGCGAGGCGATCGTCACGGTGTTCGCCGCCGCCGACGCCTGTGTCGGCGATCGGCTGCTCGAGGTCGCGATGAACGGCTCGATCGGTTTCGGCCAGTACCGCCGCGACGAGACGGGAGTACCGCGGCCGTTCGCGCTG
This DNA window, taken from Nocardia sp. BMG111209, encodes the following:
- a CDS encoding GNAT family N-acetyltransferase, with the protein product MSTDIRDNPTAHRYEISADGTLAGFAEYELSGGTIDFTHTEIDSAFGGRGLAKQLVAEALADARRRDLAVLPHCTYVRKVIAEHPDDYLDLVPAATRAEFGLPAE
- a CDS encoding SDR family NAD(P)-dependent oxidoreductase, coding for MPGKTILITGSTDGLGQHLAVRLGRAGERVFVHGRDRERGERVRAEIVAAGGPEPEVFIADLGSLQEVDRLAAEVGACTDRLDVLVNNAGVGFGAPDSAREFGADGYELRLAVNYLAGARLTRQLVPLLTAAAPARVVNVASIGQQALDFDDLNFEHGYSGGAAYMRSKLALIMLTFDLAEELGPSGVTVTALHPATYMDTTMVREFGGSPLSTVDEGGDAVLRLISEDVPNGAYFNGRKQARADAQAYDSAARAELRRRTADLIAAAVG
- a CDS encoding cytochrome P450; amino-acid sequence: MTDLASVDYFSDPDVAQDPYEYLAYLRGRHPVFREPHHDVVAVTGYQEANEIFRDAEHFSSAISIGGPFPPLPFRPAGDDITAQIEEHRHLFPINEHMVTMDPPDHTRTRALLAKLLTPKRLKENEEYMWRQADRQLDEFLAAGRCEFLDEYAKPYATLVIADLLGVPDDDRDEFRSALSGHAEPGSRVGALDHEPVGLNPLQWLDERFGAYLTDRQRQPRADILSVLATTTYPDGTKPTVAELVRPATFLFAAGQETVTKLLSVVVKVLAEHPEYQRQLRADRSLVNQFIEESLRFESPTKVDFRLAKRSTRVGGVDIPAGTVVMLCIGAANRDPRKFENPDEFRLDRRNSREHIAFGRGIHTCAGAPLARAEGQVTLNRLLDRVRDIAIDDRVHGAGPDRRYRYDPTFLLRGLRDLHITFEPLGS
- a CDS encoding TetR/AcrR family transcriptional regulator, encoding MPTRRRGANDTATRRELLDATARIMVADGYAAASARRVAAEAGVKPALVHYYFPTMDDLFVAVLRDGTEGHFDSHRRALAGPRPLHALWELAKDAQRNSLMMEFFALANHRKAIRAELVAYATRFREVQLTALTFILRQYGVDTDEFPPVAVSLLLSTVTTILVMESNLDLTLGHDETIALIERYLDGLEPPATAAAGD
- a CDS encoding KamA family radical SAM protein, with the translated sequence MSLGTTEHPRGFRALGTRALPGIAARAGLDDAAALDLAAVAEVLPFRTNRYVLDELIDWSRAPDDPIFRLTMPHPDMLPADDRAEIAGLLAEGAPAMEVRHTAARVRKTLNPHPEGQRTLNRPIADGEPLDGLQHKYRGTVLYFPSNGQTCHAYCAYCFRWAQFVGDPDLHMAAAGPEVLIRYLRRHPEVSEVLVTGGDPLIMSAPVLARHLEPLLTPELEHITSIRIGTKALAFWPYRFVTDPDADELLTLLSRITASGRHLAIMAHVSHARELETDIVRTAIERLQRTGATIRCQSPVVRTVNDSARDWIDLWANEVRLGMIPYYMFVERDTGPRDHFAVPLAASAALFTEAYRAVPGLARTVRGPVMSATPGKVVVDGVTTVADHRVFVLRFLQARDENLVGTPFFAEYSTTARWLDDLEPAFADRFPHETS
- a CDS encoding MFS transporter, with amino-acid sequence MTTTGTTAPRTGRTPVRAMWLAAWPVTAIFVLSNTATPLYVLWQNRIGFSKGMLTVIFAGYIVGLLGSLLVCGVVSDRSGRRSVLLPALGLALLACLIFATATGVVALLVARVCTGVAVGAAVSAGMAAVTDVAGPQRKSQAALLASCAMVFGAGAGPLLSGIVSETLPAPTVTVFVVEAVLLVTAAVAVLRLPLDRPVPAATGAWVRVPRVPAGRGRELALGIAVFAPGITATSFVLSLGPALLAGLLGVTSRIPAGAMAFGMFLTATAVQFAVRRLRRPLVMIASTLATTASTATLIAAVRTETVAWLVAAALLAGAGQGLGQLGGLSLLNTTVPVDRLAEANAALNTGGYLPAGLLPVIAGYLGDATGLATATTIFGAVVAAAAVLGALAVAASRATVAQV
- a CDS encoding helix-turn-helix transcriptional regulator, with translation MPSTAAHRFAAPARPADLPEPLPEPAPEDIRLETALGALSEPLRLYIVRELLLHSEEFDHPCGWFGIDRPKSSLTHHFKALREAGLIRQRQYGLERRSHVRIDDLDTRFPGLLDLVAEWSPADAD
- a CDS encoding RNA polymerase subunit sigma-70: MSASTGAAPTEPGALEALRVPLTGYCYRLLGSAADAEDAVQETLMRAYLRLDTFDPARSRLSTWLHAIATNICLDMLRGRTRRMLAWDGPSAADFDPGAVLPADRWLEPMPDAALIAARDPAEVVAQRESVRLAFVAALQHLPPRQRAVLVLREVLAFTAAETADMLGVSATAVNSALQRARATLATVRTAPDEALDPADPADRDLIRRYVSAFETHDVAGLAALLCADAESGMPPLAWRLAGREAIVTVFAAADACVGDRLLEVAMNGSIGFGQYRRDETGVPRPFALLAVTVRAGRIARQVTYLGTADRFAEFGLPPVADPAR